The genomic DNA ATGGGCATGAAATCGCCCTTCTGGACATGGCCGTTGTCCATATGCGTCAACTCGTAGGAGACGAGGAGGTCGGGCATCCAGTCGCCCTCGGCAAAGCCGTTCTTGTTATCCTTCGCAGCCTTGATATCGGCCTCCAGATGGACATCGGAGTCCTTGGCCGGACGCATAAGCCCCTCCGGCTCCATCTCTATAGGCTGGAGGTAGACGGCGCCAATCTCCATGCCTGCCACCATCTGCGGGGTGCCAACAGGAATCTCCTTGGCCAGAAGCTGACCGGTTCCGCCGATCAACAGGCCCAGGATCAGCGCCGCCTTGACAGTTTGCATCGTTATTCGTGTCCTTGTTTCTCGATCACAAAAGCCAACCCTCCGACAGCGTGTTTCGTGTCGGACCAAATACCTTCCCAAAAAGATCATGTTAATGCGCGCTTTTCCACTCCCCCTGTCAGAGAGTCAAGCGAAAACAGTAGTTTAGAAGAGTTCTAAACTGAAACCCGGTCTGCGGTGCTGTCGCATTCTTCGAGAATTTCTTGTTCCTCTTCGCCGACGGCATAGCGCCTCGAGCAGCGATTCCCTTGGTTCATTGGTTGGTCGTCAGCGCGAGACCGAACGCAACGCAAGCGAGAGCCAGCCTGGGCTGCGCTGGCGTTCGTGGTCGTACCCTGTTCTCGGCCAATTCACTCTATGTAGGCATTGCGTCACCACTGGTGGGCGGAGCCGACATCCGCCTCTATCGGTTCGCCACGGCCGTGAGTGACACTATGCGCCGCGACATCGCAAACCACACCGCCATTCATGCGCGCCGCTATCGGGCCTGCGCGGCGCTACGCCGCCAACGATCAAAACGACGCGGGTGTTTGCGTCACGAGCGGTGGGCAGCGATGCGGCAAGAGATGACCCTGGCTAGCATGTAATCCGTGCATCAAAGTCGAAGGAGGTCCGTGAGATCCTCGCTGCCCAGGATGGGTTTGTATGGTCTATGCGAACGCGCAGAGGCGTTCTGTCGCATAGCTGGGCGGCGACCCGATCGCGCGCTACGCTTTCTGGCGATGCATGTCGGGGTCCTGCACGGTCGGGCATTCGCAACCGGTCTTTATCGGCGCACTTTCTGCGAATTGTTTGCGCTTCGACAAATAAGCGGATTTCGACCGGGCTAGATTCTTAGGCCGGATCGGAGAGTTGGCTGTTCGGCGCTTTCCGCAACAGTGGAAAGTGTGAACATGTCTGAATCAGAAGTCGCATCCCCGCCCCAGCTCGACGTACGCGCCGTCTTGCCTACGGAACGCCATTCTCGAATATTCGGAATGGTCCATGCGTTGGCCGAGGGGCAGTCGTTCATAATCGTGAACGATCACGATCCGCGACCTTTGCGCTATCAGATGGAAGCCAGATATCCTGGCCTGTTCGATTGGGAATACCTGCAGCAAGGGCCGGATATTTGGCGCGTTGAGATCAAGAGAACGCTGTCGTCCGGCTGCGACTGCTGCTGCGGCGGATGATGATCAAGATCAATGCTCGGCGGCACGACCTGCTGGCGTGAACCGCCATTCAGGGCAAGCCAAGACATCAGATGCAAGAGCGTTCCCCGCCATGAGAGTGTCTTTGGAAATCAACGGCCAGGCGGTCGAGACGGAGGTCTCGGCTGCCTTGCGGCTAAGCGGCTTTCTCCGCGACGTCCTTGGCCTGACAGGCGTCAAGGAAGGCTGTTGCGAAGGGGAGTGCGGAGCCTGCACAGTGCTGCTGGACGGGAAGCCGATCAATTCCTGCCTGATGCTGACGTTCCAGGCCGCGGGGCACGAAGTCACCACCATCGAGGGTCTCGGCGGACGCAGCGATTTGCAGAATGCTTTCCTGCAGATGGGCGCCGTGCAATGCGGTTACTGCACGCCGGGGATGCTGGTGGCGGCCGATGGCCTCTTGCGGGACAATTCCCGTCCGTCCGAAGTCGAAATCCGCCACGCGCTGGCAGGCAATATCTGCCGCTGCACCGGCTTCGAGACCATCGTTCAAGCTGTTGCCGCCCACGCTGCCGCTCGCGAGGCGGCTCGTTGATGGGCGAGCTGTCAGTGGTCACACCGATCGACACGGTGGAGTTGCGGGCGTTGTTGTCCGCAGTGGCGGGACCGATAAATTTCATCGGCGGCGGGACGGACATGCTCATCGCGGGCCGCCCGATGCCTACAGGCGGCTTGCTGATTGATCTCTCACGCATAGCGGGCATGGCCTTCATCTATGCCGATGATGGCGGCATCCGTATCGGTGGCGCCACGACTGTTGCCGCGATCGCCGCGGATCGCGAACTCGCGTTCCGACTGCCTGCCCTTGCCGAGGCTGCCGCGCAATGCGGGTCTGTTCAGATCCGCAACCGGGCAACCATCGGCGGCAACATTGCAAATGCCGCCCCGGCCGCCGA from Mesorhizobium sp. M1E.F.Ca.ET.045.02.1.1 includes the following:
- a CDS encoding (2Fe-2S)-binding protein, with amino-acid sequence MRVSLEINGQAVETEVSAALRLSGFLRDVLGLTGVKEGCCEGECGACTVLLDGKPINSCLMLTFQAAGHEVTTIEGLGGRSDLQNAFLQMGAVQCGYCTPGMLVAADGLLRDNSRPSEVEIRHALAGNICRCTGFETIVQAVAAHAAAREAAR
- a CDS encoding DUF2249 domain-containing protein, which codes for MSESEVASPPQLDVRAVLPTERHSRIFGMVHALAEGQSFIIVNDHDPRPLRYQMEARYPGLFDWEYLQQGPDIWRVEIKRTLSSGCDCCCGG
- a CDS encoding iron transporter: MQTVKAALILGLLIGGTGQLLAKEIPVGTPQMVAGMEIGAVYLQPIEMEPEGLMRPAKDSDVHLEADIKAAKDNKNGFAEGDWMPDLLVSYELTHMDNGHVQKGDFMPMVANDGPHYGDNVKLDGAGKYKLTLTISPPSATAHAHFGRHVDKETGVGEWFKPLAIDFDFVYAGTGKKGAY